The Microbacterium luteum genome includes a region encoding these proteins:
- a CDS encoding serine hydrolase: protein MPRRSLVPAAAIASAGLLLTGCVPEAGGEAVVVETADAPPGDAIALPAANVDDAVTDALSQLPGLIADDLAETGVPGLAVAVVHGGEIVYAEGFGVKTAGEGDPIDPETVFQIASVSKSLSSTAITAAIGQGALTWETPVSDLLPGFALSDPYVTEHATVGDFFSHRTGLDTGAGDDLEDLGYGREYILDHLDMLPLDAFRSSYHYSNYGITVGAEAAAAAVGEPWEDVTESLVYEPLGMTRTSSRYEDFLAEDNRATIHAFVDGRFQPLFDRDPDAQAPAGGVSSNVIDLAAWMNAVLAGGEHGGEQIFDAAALTAATTGEMISSHPPEATWRTSMYGFGFNVDTAVGGRTGIAHSGGFVLGAATNFRLIPSLDLGIVTLTNGGPYGLPEAVNAQFLDLVQYGDLTRDWITDYRAAVASLTTPVGDLVDEQAPSAPDAPRDLADYEGTYDNAYFGPLTVSERNGQLVLAMGADDGYVLELRHWDGDAFAFVPTGENAPEGSMSSATFLEDGGDVTGVTLQFFDAQGLGTWSR from the coding sequence ATGCCCCGAAGATCCCTCGTCCCCGCCGCCGCCATCGCCTCGGCGGGCCTCCTTCTCACCGGGTGCGTCCCTGAAGCCGGCGGTGAGGCGGTGGTCGTCGAGACGGCAGACGCTCCGCCGGGCGATGCGATCGCCCTGCCCGCGGCGAACGTCGACGATGCCGTCACGGACGCGCTGTCGCAGCTGCCCGGCCTGATCGCGGACGACCTCGCGGAGACAGGCGTGCCCGGACTCGCCGTGGCCGTCGTCCACGGCGGCGAGATCGTGTACGCCGAAGGCTTCGGGGTGAAGACCGCGGGGGAAGGAGATCCAATCGACCCGGAGACGGTGTTCCAGATCGCGTCGGTCTCGAAGTCGCTGTCATCGACGGCGATCACCGCCGCCATCGGACAGGGTGCCCTCACGTGGGAGACCCCGGTGTCCGACCTCCTCCCGGGCTTCGCGCTGAGCGACCCCTATGTGACCGAGCACGCCACGGTCGGCGACTTCTTCTCGCACCGGACGGGACTGGACACCGGAGCCGGCGACGACCTGGAAGACCTCGGGTACGGGCGCGAGTACATTCTGGATCATCTCGACATGCTCCCCCTCGACGCGTTCCGATCCAGCTACCACTACTCCAATTACGGCATCACCGTGGGCGCTGAGGCGGCCGCCGCCGCAGTCGGCGAGCCGTGGGAGGACGTCACCGAGTCGCTGGTGTACGAACCGCTCGGGATGACACGGACGAGCTCCCGCTACGAGGACTTCCTCGCGGAGGACAACCGCGCGACCATCCACGCGTTCGTCGACGGCAGGTTCCAGCCGCTCTTCGACCGCGACCCCGATGCACAGGCTCCCGCCGGCGGCGTCTCGTCGAACGTCATCGACCTCGCCGCGTGGATGAACGCCGTCCTGGCCGGCGGAGAGCACGGCGGGGAGCAGATCTTCGACGCCGCGGCCCTGACGGCGGCGACGACCGGTGAGATGATCTCGAGCCACCCTCCCGAAGCGACATGGCGCACCAGCATGTACGGGTTCGGCTTCAACGTCGACACGGCGGTGGGAGGACGCACCGGCATCGCCCACTCGGGCGGGTTCGTGCTGGGAGCCGCGACGAACTTCCGCCTGATCCCGAGCCTGGACCTGGGGATCGTGACCCTCACCAACGGGGGCCCCTACGGCCTTCCCGAGGCGGTCAACGCACAGTTCCTCGACCTGGTGCAGTACGGCGACCTGACCCGCGACTGGATCACGGACTACCGTGCCGCCGTGGCGAGCCTCACCACGCCCGTCGGCGATCTCGTCGACGAGCAGGCGCCGAGTGCCCCCGACGCGCCTCGTGACCTCGCCGACTACGAGGGGACCTACGACAACGCCTACTTCGGACCGCTCACCGTGTCCGAGCGGAACGGTCAGCTCGTCCTGGCGATGGGAGCGGATGACGGGTACGTGCTCGAGCTGAGGCATTGGGACGGGGATGCCTTCGCGTTCGTCCCGACGGGTGAGAACGCCCCGGAGGGATCGATGTCGTCCGCGACGTTCCTCGAGGACGGGGGTGATGTCACCGGCGTCACGCTGCAGTTCTTCGACGCCCAGGGGCTCGGGACCTGGAGCCGGTGA
- a CDS encoding MBL fold metallo-hydrolase yields MRVTKFEHATLTLRESGKTLIIDPGSFTSPLPDLEDVVGVVITHEHPDHWTPQHLDRILKAFPGTPLFGPQGVADAAAEYDITMVAPGDALSVEPFRLQFFGGRHAVIHESIPVIDNVGVLVNDTVYYPGDSYTAPEVPVKLLAARVGAPWLKIGEAMDFVLAVAPRSAFGTHDMTLSVAGRQMGRARLTWAVEQNGGEFFELDPGESVDV; encoded by the coding sequence ATGCGAGTGACCAAGTTCGAGCACGCCACCCTCACGCTCCGCGAGTCCGGCAAGACGCTCATCATCGACCCGGGCTCCTTCACCTCTCCCCTCCCCGATCTCGAAGACGTCGTCGGCGTGGTCATCACTCACGAGCACCCCGACCACTGGACGCCGCAGCATCTCGACCGCATCCTGAAGGCGTTCCCCGGCACTCCCCTCTTCGGGCCGCAGGGGGTCGCCGACGCCGCAGCCGAGTACGACATCACCATGGTCGCGCCGGGCGATGCGCTCAGCGTCGAGCCGTTCCGGCTGCAGTTCTTCGGCGGCCGTCACGCCGTCATCCACGAGTCGATCCCGGTGATCGACAACGTGGGCGTGCTGGTCAACGACACGGTCTACTATCCGGGTGACTCCTATACGGCACCCGAGGTCCCCGTGAAGCTGCTGGCCGCACGCGTCGGCGCACCGTGGCTGAAGATCGGCGAGGCGATGGACTTCGTGCTCGCGGTCGCGCCGCGAAGTGCGTTCGGCACGCATGACATGACGCTCTCGGTGGCGGGCCGGCAGATGGGGCGGGCGCGCTTGACGTGGGCGGTCGAGCAGAACGGCGGCGAGTTCTTCGAGCTCGATCCCGGTGAATCCGTCGACGTGTGA
- a CDS encoding YchJ family protein — MGTDRMTDDAREPITAEALMRSRFDAFRRADAAWLMRTWHPDTRPAQLDLTGNPRWRGLQIVDVVAGGEDDDTGLVEFRASYLTDEGIAVLHERSRFVREGGRGFYLDGDDRAD; from the coding sequence GTGGGAACGGACCGGATGACCGACGACGCGCGGGAGCCGATCACAGCGGAGGCGTTGATGCGGTCGCGCTTCGACGCGTTCCGGAGGGCGGACGCCGCCTGGTTGATGCGCACGTGGCATCCGGACACCCGACCGGCCCAGCTCGACCTGACGGGCAATCCGCGATGGCGGGGCCTTCAGATCGTCGACGTGGTGGCCGGCGGGGAGGATGACGACACCGGCCTGGTGGAATTCCGTGCCAGTTACCTCACCGACGAGGGGATCGCCGTTCTCCACGAGCGCTCGAGATTCGTACGGGAAGGTGGACGCGGGTTCTATCTGGACGGCGACGACCGCGCGGACTGA
- a CDS encoding sensor histidine kinase, producing MAAPTRYRAPSVRSMRGVLSILTLVGSLLALVVLALVLPGAGEGSVPITLFAVVAIVYLVSGAVAWLRRPANATGMLLVCGGVSLTVANLANAPVPELATLGNVFATAVLAVIVHLLLAFPTGRLSGRLAVGLAAIAYTIAILLPLPAVLLDAPAVAAPVAAVQSAVGLALMVATAWLLVRRLQHADARARRVLLPLYAYGIVAVLAIVALPVVLPADEAVLRAGLQLLLLLGFPIAFLIGVLGGGFTPTRDLADLGEQLSTSSDGSRPLSDAVADTLGDPSLRVLLRAPDGLVDEDGEPARVSAHPDRGVVDVDIDGRPVGAIEYDCRSEIDETRVRRAGRIIAVAIDRSRLTAELRQSRREVLASRIRIVETADRERFRIAQDLHDGLQAQLVLLGVEAQQIAHAPEVGFAAAAAATALRRRIDVAAGDLRRLVHDVLPMPLMERGFVAAVEDLVDRMPVPTTMSARVEPGLLPAATGTTAYFVVAEALANAVKHARAGSAAVVLVHDGPTLRITVTDDGIGGADPTGRGLRGLADRVDTLGGDWFISSPHGEGTRLEVRLPCAS from the coding sequence ATGGCAGCACCCACGCGCTACCGGGCGCCGTCGGTGCGGTCGATGCGCGGGGTCCTCAGCATCCTCACGCTCGTCGGATCGCTGCTGGCGCTCGTCGTGCTCGCGCTCGTGCTCCCCGGCGCGGGGGAGGGGTCCGTCCCCATCACCCTGTTCGCGGTCGTCGCGATCGTCTATCTCGTCTCGGGCGCCGTCGCCTGGCTTCGACGCCCTGCGAATGCGACCGGGATGCTGCTGGTCTGCGGCGGGGTCTCCCTCACGGTCGCGAATCTCGCGAACGCGCCGGTGCCGGAGCTCGCGACACTCGGCAACGTGTTCGCGACGGCGGTTCTCGCCGTCATCGTCCACCTGCTGCTGGCCTTCCCCACCGGCCGGCTCTCGGGGAGGCTCGCGGTCGGACTCGCTGCGATCGCCTACACGATCGCCATCCTCCTCCCGCTGCCGGCCGTGCTGCTGGATGCGCCCGCGGTTGCGGCGCCGGTGGCCGCCGTGCAGAGCGCCGTCGGGCTCGCGCTCATGGTCGCGACGGCGTGGCTGCTGGTGCGACGCCTGCAGCACGCCGATGCTCGCGCGAGGCGGGTGCTGCTGCCGCTCTACGCCTACGGCATCGTCGCTGTGCTCGCCATCGTCGCGCTTCCCGTGGTCCTGCCCGCCGACGAGGCGGTGCTGCGCGCCGGGCTCCAGCTGCTGCTCCTGCTCGGCTTCCCGATCGCGTTCCTGATCGGCGTGCTCGGCGGCGGATTCACTCCGACGCGGGATCTCGCCGATCTCGGTGAGCAGCTGTCGACCTCTTCCGACGGCTCGCGTCCCCTGTCCGATGCTGTGGCGGACACCCTCGGCGATCCGTCGCTCCGGGTGCTCCTGCGCGCGCCCGACGGTCTGGTCGACGAGGACGGGGAACCCGCGCGCGTGTCGGCGCATCCCGACCGCGGGGTCGTCGACGTCGACATCGACGGACGCCCGGTGGGTGCGATCGAGTACGACTGCCGCTCCGAGATCGACGAGACGCGCGTGCGTCGCGCCGGGCGCATCATCGCCGTCGCGATCGACCGCTCCCGCCTGACCGCCGAACTGCGCCAGAGCCGTCGCGAGGTGCTCGCATCCCGCATCCGCATCGTGGAGACCGCCGATCGCGAGAGGTTCCGCATCGCCCAAGACCTCCACGACGGACTGCAGGCGCAGCTGGTCCTGCTGGGCGTCGAGGCTCAGCAGATCGCGCATGCGCCGGAAGTCGGATTCGCTGCCGCGGCGGCGGCCACGGCGTTGCGTCGTCGTATCGACGTCGCCGCCGGAGATCTGCGCCGGCTCGTACACGACGTGCTGCCCATGCCGCTCATGGAGCGCGGCTTCGTCGCGGCCGTGGAGGACCTCGTCGACCGTATGCCCGTGCCGACGACCATGTCGGCGCGGGTCGAGCCGGGTCTGCTGCCCGCCGCCACGGGAACCACGGCCTATTTCGTCGTGGCCGAAGCTCTCGCGAACGCGGTCAAGCACGCGAGGGCAGGGTCCGCCGCGGTGGTACTCGTGCACGATGGCCCGACGCTGCGCATCACCGTGACCGACGACGGCATCGGCGGTGCCGACCCGACCGGTCGCGGTCTGCGGGGACTCGCCGATCGGGTGGACACCCTCGGCGGCGACTGGTTCATCTCGTCGCCGCACGGGGAGGGCACACGTCTGGAGGTGCGTCTGCCGTGCGCGTCGTGA
- a CDS encoding response regulator, producing MRVVIGEDEALLRQGLALLLRQDGFDVVEVAPDAVALEEAVRAHDPDLVITDIRMPPSYTDEGLAAAARIRSERPAMPVVVLSQHVQRRYAEELIGDGGAGIGYLLKQRIADVRTFTADLRRVARGGTALDPDVVEIMVARARLLGGGVEALTPRQREVLALMAQGRSNGWIAAELGLSEKAIVQHTSNIYDMLGLAVDADDHRRVLAVIHYLTH from the coding sequence GTGCGCGTCGTGATCGGTGAAGACGAAGCGCTCCTGCGCCAAGGACTCGCGCTGCTGCTGCGACAGGACGGGTTCGACGTGGTGGAGGTCGCGCCCGACGCGGTCGCGCTGGAGGAAGCCGTTCGGGCTCACGACCCCGATCTCGTCATCACCGACATCCGCATGCCGCCCTCCTACACCGATGAGGGCCTCGCCGCCGCGGCGCGCATCCGATCGGAGCGGCCGGCGATGCCCGTGGTGGTGCTCTCCCAGCACGTGCAGCGCCGCTACGCCGAAGAACTCATCGGCGACGGCGGCGCGGGGATCGGATACCTGCTGAAGCAGCGGATAGCCGACGTGCGGACCTTCACCGCCGACCTGCGTCGCGTCGCCCGAGGCGGCACGGCCCTCGACCCCGACGTCGTCGAGATCATGGTCGCACGCGCCCGTCTGCTCGGCGGGGGCGTCGAGGCCCTGACTCCGCGGCAGCGCGAGGTGCTCGCACTCATGGCGCAGGGGCGGAGCAACGGGTGGATCGCCGCGGAACTCGGATTGTCGGAGAAGGCGATCGTGCAGCACACCTCGAACATCTACGACATGCTCGGGCTCGCCGTGGACGCCGACGACCACCGTCGGGTGCTCGCGGTCATCCACTATCTGACGCACTGA
- a CDS encoding MFS transporter, protein MAPETSTHPQDDLRRLQRRTVAVLSLGQILGGVAFGATISLGAVLAAEISGDEAFSGLATAAVTLGTAAFAAPLAAFARRRGRRPALTTGMAVALAGVALVVVGAAASLFPLLLFAFALIGAGQASNLQSRFAATDLATAASRGRDLSIVVWATTIGAVLGPNLVGPGEALGALMGMPALTGPYLFTVAGQGLAILLYLAALRPDPLLTAQAAVAADRSGATRPIAGTDRPCVARYAIVVVAAAHGVMVSVMAMTPVHLLHHGATLTIIGVTISLHIAGMYALAPVFGILADRWGRMPTILLGQALLAASLVLAFLGQDSTVAVTVALVLLGLGWSAATVAGAALLTEASDEVRRTRRQGLSDTVMSLVGAGGAIAAGVILGWIGYGGLALVVGVGVLAAVALAPTVRSSVPQSEATPT, encoded by the coding sequence GTGGCGCCTGAAACCTCGACGCATCCGCAGGACGACCTGCGCCGCCTGCAGCGACGCACGGTCGCCGTGCTGTCGCTGGGTCAGATCCTCGGTGGCGTGGCGTTCGGCGCGACGATCTCGCTCGGCGCGGTCCTCGCCGCCGAGATCAGCGGCGACGAGGCGTTCTCCGGACTCGCGACGGCGGCCGTCACTCTCGGCACGGCCGCGTTCGCGGCTCCGCTTGCGGCCTTCGCGCGGCGACGCGGGCGTCGACCCGCGCTGACGACGGGGATGGCGGTGGCCCTCGCCGGCGTCGCGCTGGTCGTCGTCGGAGCCGCCGCGTCGCTGTTCCCCCTCCTGCTGTTCGCGTTCGCGCTCATCGGAGCCGGCCAGGCGTCGAACCTGCAGTCGCGTTTCGCGGCGACCGACCTCGCGACCGCCGCATCCCGCGGTCGTGATCTGTCGATCGTCGTGTGGGCGACGACCATCGGCGCGGTCCTCGGCCCCAACCTCGTCGGTCCGGGTGAGGCGCTGGGAGCGCTCATGGGCATGCCGGCTCTGACCGGCCCGTACCTGTTCACCGTCGCCGGTCAGGGGCTGGCGATTCTGCTCTACCTGGCTGCGCTGCGGCCCGACCCGCTCCTGACCGCGCAGGCCGCCGTTGCCGCGGATCGATCCGGTGCGACGCGACCGATCGCCGGAACGGACAGGCCGTGTGTGGCGCGATACGCGATCGTCGTCGTCGCTGCGGCGCACGGTGTGATGGTGTCGGTGATGGCCATGACACCCGTGCATCTGCTGCACCACGGCGCCACCCTCACCATCATCGGCGTCACGATCAGCCTGCACATCGCCGGGATGTACGCCCTCGCGCCCGTGTTCGGCATCCTCGCCGACCGATGGGGGCGCATGCCGACGATCCTGCTCGGTCAGGCTCTGCTGGCGGCGTCGCTCGTCCTGGCCTTCCTCGGACAGGACTCCACGGTCGCCGTGACGGTCGCGCTCGTGCTCCTCGGCCTCGGCTGGAGTGCCGCGACCGTCGCTGGAGCGGCGCTGCTGACGGAAGCGAGCGATGAAGTCCGGCGCACGCGACGTCAGGGGCTGAGCGACACGGTCATGAGTCTCGTCGGCGCCGGGGGCGCGATCGCCGCCGGTGTGATCCTCGGCTGGATCGGCTACGGCGGACTCGCCCTCGTCGTGGGCGTCGGGGTGCTGGCCGCCGTGGCGCTCGCGCCGACGGTGCGATCCTCGGTGCCACAGTCGGAGGCGACGCCGACCTAG
- the gltX gene encoding glutamate--tRNA ligase translates to MASVDPRTTTAAGSDIRVRFCPSPTGLPHVGLVRTALFNWAYARHNGGKMIFRIEDTDAARDSEESYQQLLDALRWLRIDWDEGVEVGGPHAPYRQSQRHGLYREVLDKLLAAGVVYESYSTAAEIDARNEANGRAKQLGYDNFDRDLTDEQKAAFRAEGREPAYRLRVPDEDLTYVDLIRGEVTFPAGSFPDFVIVRAGGVPLYTFVNPVDDALMGITHVLRGEDLMPSTARQLSLYRALVDAGVTDVIPRFGHMPLVLGEGTKKLSKRDPRADLFLQREKGFTHEGLLNYLALLGWSIAPDRDVFTLEELVEAFDIADVNPNPARFDQKKAEAINGDHIRMLQPADFAARIVPYLVARGLVSNPPTDEQHRLIAAAAPLVQERMPLLGDAPDLLGFLFVDEVDYQEDALSGLPDNADEVVVASVGALEIIPGGEFTAAAVQDALAGALVEGLGLKPRVAYGPLRVAVSGRKVSPPLFESMELLGKAETLRRLDALVRHRR, encoded by the coding sequence ATGGCTTCCGTTGACCCCCGCACCACCACCGCAGCCGGCTCCGACATCCGGGTGCGCTTCTGCCCTTCGCCCACCGGGCTTCCCCACGTCGGGCTCGTGCGCACCGCCCTGTTCAACTGGGCCTACGCGCGCCACAACGGCGGCAAGATGATCTTCCGCATCGAAGACACCGACGCCGCGCGGGACAGCGAGGAGAGCTATCAGCAGCTGCTCGACGCACTGCGCTGGCTCCGTATCGACTGGGACGAGGGCGTCGAGGTCGGCGGGCCGCACGCTCCGTATCGGCAGTCGCAGCGTCACGGGCTCTACCGCGAGGTCCTCGACAAGCTGCTCGCCGCGGGAGTCGTCTACGAGAGCTACTCCACCGCAGCGGAGATCGACGCGCGCAACGAGGCCAACGGCCGGGCCAAGCAGCTGGGCTACGACAACTTCGACCGCGACCTCACCGACGAGCAGAAGGCGGCTTTCCGGGCGGAGGGCCGCGAGCCGGCCTACCGCCTGCGTGTTCCGGACGAAGACCTCACGTACGTCGACCTCATCCGCGGCGAGGTCACATTCCCCGCTGGCTCGTTCCCCGACTTCGTGATCGTGCGCGCCGGGGGAGTGCCGCTCTACACGTTCGTGAACCCCGTCGACGATGCGCTCATGGGGATCACGCACGTGCTGCGCGGTGAGGACCTCATGCCCTCCACCGCGCGCCAGCTCTCGCTGTATCGTGCTCTCGTCGATGCCGGAGTCACGGATGTCATCCCGCGCTTCGGCCACATGCCTCTCGTGCTGGGGGAGGGCACGAAGAAGCTCTCCAAGCGCGACCCGCGCGCGGACCTGTTCCTCCAGCGCGAGAAGGGCTTCACGCACGAAGGCCTCTTGAACTACCTCGCGCTCCTCGGCTGGTCGATCGCTCCGGATCGGGACGTCTTCACACTCGAGGAGCTGGTCGAGGCCTTCGACATCGCCGACGTCAACCCGAATCCGGCGCGCTTCGACCAGAAGAAGGCGGAGGCGATCAACGGCGATCACATCCGCATGCTCCAGCCGGCCGACTTCGCCGCGCGGATCGTGCCCTACCTCGTCGCCCGAGGGCTGGTCTCGAACCCGCCGACCGACGAGCAGCATCGTCTGATCGCCGCGGCCGCCCCGCTCGTCCAGGAGCGCATGCCGCTCCTCGGCGACGCACCCGACCTTCTCGGCTTCCTCTTCGTCGACGAGGTCGACTATCAGGAGGATGCGCTGTCGGGCCTCCCCGACAACGCCGACGAGGTCGTCGTCGCGTCCGTGGGTGCGCTCGAGATCATCCCCGGGGGCGAATTCACGGCGGCCGCGGTGCAGGATGCGCTGGCGGGCGCGCTCGTGGAGGGACTCGGGCTGAAGCCGCGCGTGGCCTACGGGCCGCTCCGTGTCGCGGTCAGCGGACGCAAGGTGTCGCCGCCGCTGTTCGAGTCGATGGAGCTCCTCGGCAAGGCCGAGACCCTGCGGCGGCTCGACGCCCTCGTGCGGCATCGTCGCTGA